One segment of Terriglobales bacterium DNA contains the following:
- a CDS encoding A/G-specific adenine glycosylase translates to MPAARLFTNSQQSRTIRRQILSWYHANRRDLPWRRTRNPYRIWVSEIMLQQTRVAAVLEHYRKFLKRFPTVRDLASASEADVLAAWSGLGYYRRARMLHRAAKQLVADHDGRVPKTSVELQQLPGIGRYTGNAIASIAFGQPVAVVDGNVERVLNRMMESEVSGQRLWAAAQELLDPRNPGDFNQAMMELGATICTPAAPLCKSCPIGNYCASESRAIQNVRRREVRQQRTALLLLRRRGSMILLHRRSGRESLMPAMWELPQLKAAPEAVATMKVRHSVTTTDWTVEVFESGDPEHRTSLRWTPMAQLGTLPLTGLTRKILRKLKLLA, encoded by the coding sequence GTGCCCGCTGCTCGCCTCTTCACGAATTCACAACAGTCGCGGACAATTCGCCGCCAGATCCTCTCCTGGTATCACGCGAATCGACGCGACCTGCCATGGCGGAGAACCCGCAATCCATATCGCATTTGGGTTTCCGAAATCATGCTGCAACAGACTCGGGTTGCTGCCGTCCTGGAGCACTACCGGAAGTTCCTAAAACGATTTCCGACGGTTCGTGACCTTGCCTCCGCAAGCGAAGCAGACGTGCTCGCGGCCTGGAGCGGACTCGGCTACTACCGGCGCGCGCGCATGTTGCACCGCGCAGCGAAGCAGCTCGTCGCCGACCATGACGGACGCGTGCCCAAGACGTCAGTGGAACTTCAGCAGCTCCCCGGCATCGGACGCTACACAGGCAACGCGATTGCCAGTATTGCATTTGGCCAGCCCGTTGCCGTGGTGGACGGCAATGTTGAACGCGTGCTCAACAGGATGATGGAAAGCGAAGTTTCCGGCCAGCGACTCTGGGCTGCTGCGCAGGAACTGCTGGATCCGAGAAATCCGGGTGATTTTAATCAGGCGATGATGGAATTAGGGGCCACGATCTGCACGCCGGCAGCACCGTTGTGCAAAAGCTGTCCGATTGGGAACTATTGCGCTTCCGAGAGTCGGGCGATTCAGAATGTGAGAAGACGCGAAGTGCGGCAACAGCGGACCGCGTTGCTGCTCCTGCGGCGCCGAGGCAGCATGATTCTCCTTCATCGCAGATCGGGACGAGAGAGCCTGATGCCGGCAATGTGGGAACTGCCACAGCTCAAGGCCGCACCCGAAGCTGTTGCGACGATGAAGGTCAGGCATTCGGTCACTACGACCGATTGGACTGTCGAGGTCTTTGAATCGGGAGATCCCGAACACAGAACGTCGCTCAGGTGGACTCCAATGGCGCAGTTAGGCACGTTGCCACTGACAGGTTTGACGCGGAAGATTTTGCGGAAGCTAAAGCTGCTTGCTTAG
- a CDS encoding TlpA disulfide reductase family protein, with the protein MALACGIRAPEFALTSTSGKSLILSKVLNDGPVVLAFFKVSCPVCQYAFPYLERLWQVHKTEAVTFIGISQDNEKDTASFVKKYGVTFTTALDDPARYVVSNAYKLTNVPSVFLVNRGGEIEVSSVGWSRKDIEEINIKLSMMDAAQQQHPVFYPTEQIAEFKAG; encoded by the coding sequence ATGGCACTTGCATGCGGCATTCGGGCTCCCGAGTTTGCGCTTACCAGTACCTCTGGAAAGTCGTTAATTCTTTCGAAGGTTCTAAACGATGGTCCGGTTGTTCTGGCATTCTTCAAGGTGAGTTGTCCGGTGTGCCAGTACGCTTTTCCCTATTTGGAACGGCTCTGGCAGGTACACAAAACCGAGGCTGTAACCTTCATCGGCATCTCCCAGGACAATGAGAAGGACACGGCGAGTTTCGTGAAGAAATATGGCGTCACATTCACAACCGCCCTGGACGATCCTGCCCGCTATGTCGTCTCGAACGCGTACAAGCTCACAAATGTGCCTAGTGTGTTTCTGGTCAATCGCGGTGGTGAAATCGAGGTCAGCAGCGTGGGGTGGTCGCGTAAGGACATCGAAGAGATCAATATCAAGCTCTCCATGATGGATGCAGCTCAGCAGCAGCATCCAGTTTTCTACCCGACCGAACAGATCGCCGAATTCAAAGCTGGTTGA